One Hugenholtzia roseola DSM 9546 genomic window carries:
- a CDS encoding fructosamine kinase family protein — protein sequence MAYFLHNQDFMAFPADDYEAFFEAILFSAFGKNVPILKFQPLGGGCINNAVLLETKEGNFFLKWNDSQDETFFQAEAQGLELLADADTILIPQVLAYGKIDQKSYLLLENLNNTFRKDSFSKILGEQVALLHQQTHPKYGLHFDNFIGSLVQKNDFYDNWIDFFIEKRLRPQIGLAFYKGMIDRKWVEKAEKLYEKLPQLLPQEKSALLHGDLWSGNVVSNKEGEPALIDPAVYYGNREIELAFTYLFGGFEKSFYQAYQATYPLLAGFEERKALYQLYPLLVHANLFGKSYLNKAEEIIKSYL from the coding sequence ATGGCATACTTCCTTCACAACCAAGATTTTATGGCGTTCCCCGCCGACGATTACGAGGCTTTTTTCGAGGCAATTCTCTTCTCTGCTTTTGGAAAGAACGTCCCGATTCTCAAATTTCAACCCTTAGGAGGGGGCTGCATCAATAATGCAGTGCTGCTTGAAACCAAAGAAGGCAACTTTTTTCTCAAATGGAACGATAGCCAAGACGAAACCTTTTTCCAAGCCGAAGCGCAAGGATTAGAACTTTTAGCCGATGCCGATACAATTCTCATTCCGCAGGTTTTGGCGTATGGTAAAATAGACCAAAAATCGTATTTGCTCTTAGAAAATCTAAATAATACATTCCGAAAAGATAGTTTTTCTAAAATCTTAGGCGAACAAGTTGCCCTTTTGCACCAACAGACACACCCCAAATATGGCTTGCACTTCGATAACTTTATCGGCTCTTTGGTACAAAAAAATGATTTTTATGACAACTGGATAGATTTTTTTATAGAAAAAAGATTGCGCCCTCAAATTGGATTGGCATTTTACAAGGGCATGATTGATAGGAAATGGGTAGAAAAAGCCGAAAAATTATACGAAAAATTGCCCCAACTGCTGCCACAGGAAAAGTCGGCTCTGCTCCATGGCGACCTTTGGAGCGGCAATGTCGTTTCAAATAAGGAAGGCGAACCTGCCTTGATAGACCCTGCCGTTTATTACGGAAATAGAGAAATAGAACTTGCCTTTACTTATCTTTTTGGCGGCTTTGAAAAATCATTTTATCAGGCATATCAGGCTACTTATCCACTTTTGGCAGGCTTCGAGGAGCGCAAAGCCCTCTACCAACTGTACCCGCTTTTGGTGCATGCCAATCTTTTTGGAAAATCTTACCTCAATAAGGCAGAGGAAATTATCAAATCATACCTATAA
- a CDS encoding ATP-dependent Clp protease ATP-binding subunit yields MEAKFSNRVKEVISLSREEALRLGHDYIGAEHLLLAMIREGEGLAVMVLKKMGISLEDLKAEVERATAGTANFNIRNLTNLPLTRQTERVLKITYIEARYFKAQLIGTEHLLLSILRDPENIATQILEKAGVSYDKVKDLLEYHHTTEEQLPQASRDADDDEDENSRIFGGGAGRSEPAKSSEKSRTPVLDNFGRDLTKLAEDDKLDPIIGREKEIERVAQILSRRKKNNPILIGEPGVGKTAIAEGLALRIVQKKVSRVLFGKRVVTLDLASLVAGTKYRGQFEERMKAVMNELEKNSDIILFIDELHTIVGAGGASGSLDASNMFKPALARGEIQCIGATTLDEYRQYIEKDGALARRFQMVMVEPTSPEETVQILHNIKDKYEGHHHVTYDEEAIKACVALSERYITDRFLPDKAIDVLDEAGARVHINNIHVPEEIVDLEAQIEDVKKEKNQVVKSQKYEEAAQLRDKEKRLIEKLERAKHKWEHDTRKMTYPVTEDDISSVIAMMTGIPVKRIAQSEGQKLLNMGELLKGKVIGQDNAVLKLVKAIQRTRVGLKDPKKPIGSFMFLGPTGVGKTELAKVLATYLFDREDALVRIDMSEYMEKFSVSRLVGAPPGYVGYEEGGQLTEKIRRKPYSVVLLDEIEKAHPDVFNILLQVLDDGILTDGLGRRVDFRNTIIIMTSNIGVRQLKDFGTGIGFGSTANTEQLDDAMKDTIQKALKKAFSPEFLNRLDDVIVFNSLERTHLHKIIDISLDKLFGRIKSLGYEVKLTDSAKDFLAEKGYDPQYGARPLNRAIQKYLEDPVAEELLKGEIAEGDTIYADHEAGTEELKVRIQKKSEEKEA; encoded by the coding sequence ATGGAAGCAAAATTTTCGAATAGAGTGAAAGAAGTAATTTCACTAAGCCGTGAAGAAGCTTTGCGGCTCGGACACGACTATATAGGCGCAGAACATCTACTCTTGGCGATGATTCGTGAAGGCGAGGGCTTGGCAGTTATGGTCTTAAAGAAAATGGGCATTTCGCTCGAAGACTTGAAAGCCGAAGTAGAACGTGCCACCGCTGGCACTGCCAACTTCAACATTCGCAACCTGACCAATCTCCCCCTAACACGCCAAACAGAGCGCGTTCTGAAAATCACATACATCGAGGCGCGTTACTTCAAAGCGCAGCTTATCGGTACTGAACACCTTTTGCTCTCTATTTTGCGCGACCCTGAAAATATCGCGACCCAAATCTTGGAAAAGGCGGGAGTGAGTTATGACAAGGTCAAAGACCTGCTCGAATATCACCACACTACCGAAGAGCAACTTCCACAAGCCAGCCGCGACGCTGACGACGACGAAGACGAAAATAGCCGCATCTTTGGCGGCGGCGCAGGCAGAAGCGAACCTGCAAAATCGTCGGAAAAATCGCGCACCCCTGTTTTAGACAACTTCGGACGCGACCTAACCAAACTTGCCGAAGACGACAAACTCGACCCTATTATCGGCAGAGAAAAGGAAATCGAGCGCGTGGCACAGATTCTTTCGCGCCGCAAAAAGAACAATCCTATTCTTATCGGCGAACCGGGAGTCGGCAAGACTGCCATTGCCGAAGGTTTGGCTTTGCGTATTGTACAGAAAAAAGTGTCGCGTGTCCTTTTTGGAAAGCGCGTCGTTACCCTCGATTTGGCTTCCTTAGTGGCAGGCACAAAGTATAGAGGGCAATTTGAAGAGCGCATGAAGGCAGTGATGAACGAATTAGAAAAAAATTCGGATATTATTCTCTTTATAGATGAACTCCACACTATCGTAGGTGCAGGAGGCGCGTCAGGTTCGCTTGATGCTTCCAATATGTTCAAACCTGCCTTAGCACGTGGCGAAATCCAATGCATCGGTGCGACTACCTTAGATGAGTACCGCCAATACATAGAAAAAGATGGGGCTTTGGCAAGACGTTTCCAAATGGTAATGGTAGAGCCTACCTCGCCCGAAGAAACCGTACAAATCCTGCACAACATCAAGGATAAGTACGAAGGGCATCACCACGTTACCTATGACGAAGAAGCCATTAAAGCCTGCGTTGCCCTTTCTGAACGTTATATCACCGACCGCTTCCTGCCCGATAAAGCCATTGACGTTTTAGACGAAGCAGGCGCAAGGGTGCATATCAATAACATTCATGTCCCCGAAGAGATTGTAGATTTGGAAGCACAAATCGAGGACGTGAAAAAGGAGAAAAATCAGGTCGTCAAGAGTCAGAAATACGAAGAAGCCGCACAGCTTCGCGACAAGGAAAAAAGGCTCATCGAAAAATTGGAACGTGCCAAACACAAGTGGGAACACGACACCCGCAAGATGACCTATCCCGTAACCGAAGACGACATCAGTTCGGTCATTGCTATGATGACAGGCATACCCGTTAAGCGTATTGCACAAAGCGAGGGGCAAAAACTTCTCAATATGGGCGAACTGCTCAAAGGGAAGGTTATCGGACAAGACAACGCCGTTTTGAAGTTGGTCAAAGCCATTCAAAGGACGCGCGTAGGGCTGAAAGACCCCAAAAAGCCTATCGGTTCGTTTATGTTCTTAGGTCCCACAGGGGTAGGCAAAACCGAGCTTGCCAAAGTTTTAGCTACTTACCTTTTCGATAGGGAAGATGCCCTTGTGCGCATTGACATGTCCGAATACATGGAAAAATTTTCCGTTTCGCGCTTAGTAGGTGCGCCTCCGGGATACGTAGGCTATGAAGAGGGCGGACAGCTTACCGAAAAAATCCGTCGCAAGCCCTATTCTGTCGTGCTTTTAGATGAGATTGAGAAGGCGCACCCTGATGTCTTCAATATCTTGTTGCAAGTTTTAGATGACGGTATCCTTACAGACGGTTTGGGTAGGCGCGTAGATTTTCGCAACACCATCATCATCATGACCTCCAATATCGGCGTGCGTCAGCTCAAAGATTTTGGAACAGGTATCGGCTTTGGCTCTACTGCCAATACCGAACAGCTCGATGATGCCATGAAAGATACCATTCAGAAGGCACTCAAAAAAGCCTTTTCGCCCGAATTTCTCAATCGCTTAGATGATGTCATTGTCTTCAATTCTTTGGAAAGAACGCATTTGCACAAAATCATCGACATTTCCTTAGATAAACTCTTTGGCAGAATCAAATCGCTTGGCTATGAGGTCAAACTTACCGATTCGGCGAAGGACTTTTTAGCAGAAAAAGGATATGACCCGCAATATGGCGCACGTCCGCTCAATAGAGCCATTCAAAAGTACCTCGAAGACCCTGTGGCAGAGGAACTTTTAAAGGGTGAGATTGCCGAAGGCGATACCATCTATGCCGACCATGAGGCAGGCACAGAGGAACTCAAAGTTCGGATTCAGAAAAAATCCGAAGAAAAAGAAGCCTAA
- a CDS encoding DUF6348 family protein, which yields MIHYLLNLFRQIQKKPHERYFEKEAEEQTALRAYTLKMLKENLETRDYICTLRENAFVEAFQFSQQAFEVEIRLPYFLHQEADIHIALEIILTWGVEKYSLSDRFSATAPSLTEAIEEILSRWFSTLFAFWELLNGGDLVPMSSQKWTHWEVWALPAQYDSSQNADGEKIAPKSTPLSDFAFFKVLLPTLERVLQQPQDPFHYLKVRLFYNQDQEAFLELSLDGFLFKEAQKNVSQSEWLPRLQGGAQVTQYFLLTPIGGTKPI from the coding sequence ATGATACACTACTTGCTCAATCTTTTTCGTCAGATTCAGAAAAAGCCACATGAACGCTATTTCGAAAAAGAAGCCGAAGAGCAGACTGCCCTTCGTGCCTACACGCTAAAAATGCTAAAAGAAAATCTCGAAACGCGCGACTATATTTGCACGCTTAGAGAAAATGCCTTTGTGGAGGCGTTTCAATTTAGCCAACAAGCCTTCGAGGTAGAAATCCGCCTGCCTTATTTTTTGCACCAAGAGGCTGATATTCATATCGCACTTGAAATTATCCTGACTTGGGGCGTAGAAAAATACAGCCTAAGCGATAGATTTTCCGCCACTGCCCCTTCGCTCACCGAGGCGATAGAAGAAATTTTGAGCCGCTGGTTTAGCACCCTTTTTGCCTTTTGGGAGCTATTAAATGGGGGCGACCTTGTGCCTATGTCTTCTCAAAAATGGACGCATTGGGAGGTTTGGGCTTTGCCTGCCCAATACGATTCTTCTCAAAATGCCGACGGTGAAAAGATTGCACCCAAAAGCACACCTTTGTCCGATTTTGCCTTTTTTAAAGTCTTGCTTCCTACCTTAGAGCGCGTTTTGCAGCAGCCACAAGACCCTTTTCACTATCTTAAAGTGCGCCTTTTTTACAACCAAGACCAAGAAGCCTTTTTAGAACTAAGCCTCGATGGTTTTCTTTTTAAAGAAGCCCAAAAAAACGTAAGCCAAAGCGAATGGCTGCCCCGTTTGCAGGGGGGCGCACAGGTTACGCAATATTTTTTACTCACTCCCATAGGCGGAACAAAGCCAATTTGA
- the murI gene encoding glutamate racemase encodes MEMFFSSENRSAPIGVFDSGIGGMTVAKAISELLPQERLIYFGDTAHLPYGEKSTAALQAYVIKSIDFLLSHGCKVIVIACNSASAAAAELARAYTGSRAKVIDVITPMVEWVAKAFPNREVGLIGTRQTVHSQVYQRQIAQKQAGIALHALATPLLASLIEEGFFNDQVSKEVVKSYLSDPILAPIQALILACTHYPLIKNDIAAFFEKQGREVVLIDGSMIVAESLKAYLTEEALLSSEKTEADAFYVSDFTQSFQATTQIFFGKEVKLALFRLWE; translated from the coding sequence ATGGAAATGTTTTTTTCTTCGGAAAACCGTTCCGCGCCTATTGGCGTTTTCGATAGCGGCATTGGTGGCATGACGGTTGCTAAGGCGATATCGGAATTATTGCCCCAAGAGCGGCTCATTTATTTTGGCGATACTGCCCATCTGCCTTATGGCGAAAAATCAACAGCCGCATTGCAGGCTTATGTGATTAAATCCATAGATTTTTTGCTCTCACATGGCTGCAAGGTGATTGTCATTGCTTGTAATTCGGCTTCGGCGGCGGCGGCGGAATTGGCGCGTGCCTACACAGGCTCACGTGCAAAGGTCATCGATGTCATTACGCCTATGGTCGAGTGGGTGGCAAAGGCTTTTCCCAATCGCGAGGTAGGACTTATTGGCACAAGGCAGACAGTTCATTCGCAGGTCTATCAAAGGCAAATTGCGCAAAAGCAGGCAGGCATCGCGCTTCATGCCTTAGCAACGCCCCTTTTGGCAAGCCTAATAGAGGAAGGTTTTTTCAATGACCAAGTAAGTAAGGAAGTTGTGAAAAGCTACCTTTCCGACCCTATCTTAGCACCTATCCAAGCCCTGATTTTAGCCTGCACCCACTATCCGCTTATCAAAAATGACATCGCCGCTTTTTTTGAAAAACAAGGGCGGGAGGTAGTCTTGATAGATGGCTCTATGATTGTGGCAGAAAGTTTGAAAGCCTATCTGACCGAAGAAGCACTTTTGAGCAGTGAGAAAACGGAAGCAGACGCTTTCTATGTGTCTGATTTTACACAATCTTTTCAGGCTACTACCCAAATTTTCTTTGGAAAAGAGGTCAAATTGGCTTTGTTCCGCCTATGGGAGTGA
- a CDS encoding lysoplasmalogenase: protein MDELKSQAKLVLALFGAATLANLFSKYAKLFWLEQVSKPLLMPLLMIFFFVQIDNKKNPTFRLTLAALFCAWVGDAALLYDKTNSLFFLAGLSAFLVAHLIYIFIFRSSVVSPSGRTWSQIGLDAFPFVASGAILYGYLYTWLSFEMKIAVFVYAAVIVLMVYMALQRTGQVSSQSAKWVYYGAFFFIISDGCLALDTFVYGINIPYAGVVVMLTYLIAQFSIVRGLILEIEERS from the coding sequence ATGGACGAACTAAAATCTCAAGCCAAACTCGTATTGGCACTCTTTGGCGCAGCAACCTTGGCTAATTTGTTTTCTAAATATGCCAAACTCTTCTGGCTCGAACAAGTGAGCAAGCCTTTGCTTATGCCCTTGCTTATGATTTTCTTTTTTGTACAAATCGACAACAAAAAGAATCCTACTTTTCGCCTAACGCTGGCTGCCCTTTTTTGTGCTTGGGTAGGCGATGCCGCACTTTTATACGATAAGACTAATTCGCTTTTCTTTCTGGCGGGCTTGTCGGCTTTTTTGGTGGCGCATCTGATTTATATTTTTATTTTTCGCAGTTCGGTGGTTAGTCCGTCAGGGCGCACTTGGAGTCAGATAGGATTAGACGCTTTCCCTTTTGTGGCGAGCGGCGCAATTTTATACGGCTACTTATACACATGGCTAAGTTTTGAAATGAAAATCGCCGTTTTTGTGTATGCTGCCGTTATTGTCTTGATGGTCTATATGGCGTTGCAACGCACAGGGCAGGTTTCTTCGCAAAGTGCCAAATGGGTCTATTATGGGGCATTTTTCTTTATTATCTCCGATGGCTGTTTGGCTTTGGATACTTTCGTTTATGGCATCAATATTCCCTATGCAGGTGTAGTTGTGATGCTTACCTATTTGATAGCGCAGTTTTCTATCGTAAGAGGGCTGATATTGGAAATAGAAGAAAGAAGTTAG
- the porQ gene encoding type IX secretion system protein PorQ, whose product MTISANPLLHIFQKSNFSFFQILVLLWFLGCSQSSLWAQLGGRSSFSFLNMPLHTRTTALGGVNVSSQDSEVGVLLHNPALLSKEVANQFALNYYGFQGGINQTTLVYAHNSNKIGLWGVSLQYLNYGKIAGFDALGNPTNDFSAADFALSVHKSHQIDNYQLGATFKWAGSRIDNFSAGGFFLDIAGTLLHPEKDLKVGLVLKNIGFLYQNYTSSSTFTPPFDAQLGVSYKPEKMPVRFSLTLHNFRNNVVYNDPTRNTQLDPNGIEIPVDTRTGDKILRRFVLGAEFILHKNFNLRFGYNFLRRREMIVAARPAMVGFSFGMRLRVRNLDFAYSRSLLHVAGGANQISLTFDAKKLFKKQKVSSQD is encoded by the coding sequence ATGACTATTTCGGCAAATCCGCTTCTGCATATTTTTCAAAAAAGCAACTTTTCTTTTTTTCAAATCCTCGTACTACTATGGTTTTTGGGCTGTTCTCAAAGCAGCCTTTGGGCGCAACTTGGGGGGCGCAGTAGCTTCTCTTTCCTCAATATGCCCCTGCACACGCGCACTACTGCCTTGGGCGGAGTCAATGTCAGTTCGCAAGATAGTGAAGTAGGCGTACTTCTGCACAATCCTGCCCTTCTTTCAAAAGAGGTTGCCAATCAGTTTGCCCTCAACTATTACGGTTTTCAGGGAGGCATCAATCAGACTACCCTTGTTTATGCGCACAATTCCAACAAAATAGGGCTTTGGGGCGTTTCGCTGCAATACCTAAACTATGGAAAAATAGCAGGCTTTGATGCTTTGGGAAACCCTACTAACGATTTTTCTGCCGCCGATTTTGCCTTATCCGTTCATAAATCGCATCAAATAGATAACTACCAACTTGGCGCAACCTTCAAATGGGCAGGCTCACGTATTGATAATTTTTCCGCAGGGGGCTTTTTTCTCGATATAGCAGGTACGCTTTTGCACCCCGAAAAAGATTTAAAGGTAGGCTTGGTTTTGAAAAATATTGGATTTTTATACCAAAACTACACATCAAGCAGCACCTTCACGCCACCTTTTGATGCACAGTTGGGCGTTTCCTACAAACCCGAAAAAATGCCTGTCCGCTTTTCACTTACCCTGCACAATTTCAGAAATAATGTCGTCTATAACGACCCTACACGCAATACCCAATTAGACCCCAACGGCATAGAAATTCCCGTAGATACGCGCACAGGTGATAAGATTTTGCGCCGCTTCGTCTTGGGGGCGGAATTTATTTTGCACAAAAATTTTAATTTGCGCTTTGGCTACAATTTTTTGCGTAGGCGCGAAATGATAGTGGCAGCACGTCCAGCTATGGTTGGTTTTTCCTTTGGTATGCGTTTGCGCGTCCGAAATTTAGATTTTGCCTACTCGCGCTCGCTTTTGCACGTAGCAGGAGGGGCAAATCAGATTTCGCTTACTTTTGATGCTAAAAAACTCTTTAAAAAACAAAAAGTAAGTTCGCAAGACTAA
- a CDS encoding OmpA family protein — translation MQTRPNPFFILLSLLALFACPTLWAQKDENPAPPAEFRQHLPEVTPIPKGRINCLAVDKHNTKWIGTENGFVAFYADSTWRTFENPNTFDTLIHKVSSIAIAPNGNIWLGSYSNDIVSVVQLDSYGEYVSHVEIPTFSNRNFYIKAVSVDKQGGVWVATQEGGLWQIAKNGKKTLYDQKFDENIYTDEFNAVYAAPNGEIWVGTSKGMFTIQNGKMKDTYDVVSGYGEDNIISIEADEKGNVCVTAVDRKGKQYFACNQQMYRMAKRITRASDFRFNDVLVLASGDIWVAGKGMALSRGGEWFFYDENNSDLKAKSATAVAIDSDSTLWIGTAVEGLFQMKFKKEEPILAQNNEEDPKKEEVFVLEEKVETTEIEVKPLETFAPEVKTVKMKETVMAKGSTVTLNEISFQTKSYALLQTAGLDDLAVFLKENPKVRIELSGHTDRDLPRSHPQYEKVRQLQLELSQKRVQTVVDYLVGKGIAPERIVSKAYGGSKPLVAGNSEKNRRVEMKILEVE, via the coding sequence ATGCAAACAAGACCCAATCCATTTTTTATCCTCTTGAGCCTTTTGGCTCTTTTTGCCTGCCCTACCCTTTGGGCGCAAAAAGACGAAAATCCTGCGCCGCCTGCCGAATTTAGGCAGCATTTACCCGAAGTTACGCCCATTCCCAAAGGCAGAATCAACTGTTTGGCGGTAGATAAGCACAATACCAAATGGATAGGCACAGAAAATGGCTTTGTGGCTTTTTATGCCGATAGCACTTGGCGCACCTTCGAAAACCCCAATACCTTTGATACGCTTATTCACAAGGTTAGCTCGATTGCGATTGCGCCTAACGGCAATATTTGGTTGGGTTCGTATTCAAATGACATTGTCAGTGTGGTACAATTAGATAGTTATGGCGAGTATGTTTCGCACGTAGAAATTCCCACTTTTAGCAATCGCAATTTTTATATCAAAGCCGTTTCGGTAGATAAACAAGGCGGCGTTTGGGTTGCGACACAAGAAGGAGGGTTGTGGCAAATCGCCAAAAATGGCAAAAAGACCCTTTACGACCAAAAATTTGATGAAAATATTTATACCGACGAATTTAACGCCGTCTATGCTGCCCCAAACGGCGAAATTTGGGTAGGCACAAGCAAGGGCATGTTCACCATTCAGAACGGCAAGATGAAGGATACCTATGATGTTGTATCGGGTTATGGCGAGGATAATATTATCTCGATTGAAGCCGACGAAAAGGGAAACGTCTGCGTTACGGCAGTGGATAGAAAGGGAAAGCAATATTTTGCCTGTAATCAGCAGATGTATCGCATGGCAAAGCGCATTACCCGCGCCAGCGACTTCCGCTTTAATGATGTCTTAGTCTTGGCAAGCGGCGATATTTGGGTAGCAGGAAAGGGCATGGCTCTTTCGCGAGGCGGCGAATGGTTTTTTTATGATGAGAACAATTCCGACCTAAAAGCCAAAAGTGCCACTGCCGTAGCCATCGATAGCGATAGCACCCTTTGGATAGGAACAGCCGTAGAGGGGCTTTTTCAGATGAAATTCAAAAAAGAAGAGCCGATATTGGCACAAAACAACGAAGAAGACCCCAAAAAAGAGGAGGTTTTTGTACTCGAAGAAAAAGTGGAAACTACCGAAATCGAGGTCAAGCCCCTCGAAACTTTTGCGCCCGAAGTAAAGACGGTTAAGATGAAGGAAACGGTCATGGCGAAGGGTAGCACTGTTACGCTCAATGAAATCAGTTTTCAAACCAAAAGCTACGCCCTTTTACAGACGGCAGGTTTAGACGATTTGGCAGTTTTTCTAAAAGAAAACCCCAAAGTACGCATCGAGCTTTCGGGACATACCGACCGCGATTTGCCGCGCTCACACCCACAATACGAAAAGGTGCGGCAGCTACAATTAGAACTTTCGCAAAAGCGCGTCCAGACCGTAGTAGATTATTTGGTAGGAAAAGGAATTGCGCCTGAAAGAATCGTAAGTAAGGCGTATGGCGGCAGCAAGCCCTTAGTGGCAGGCAATTCTGAAAAAAATAGGCGGGTAGAAATGAAAATCTTGGAGGTAGAATAA